Proteins from one Telopea speciosissima isolate NSW1024214 ecotype Mountain lineage chromosome 1, Tspe_v1, whole genome shotgun sequence genomic window:
- the LOC122669200 gene encoding pentatricopeptide repeat-containing protein At3g04750, mitochondrial yields MYRYFRPFSTFTLTSHRTCWDPTVSLNLSHPVLVLLEKCRTRDHFKQILAQMMRIHLTIHTFPMSRLIYFSAISYPANLDMAILLFNHYTRPNLYIYNMMISTLSFLSNQSFLLYNSMLQSHIYPDKHTFLYLLKASKCLSEVKQTHSHAIVTGFVSYSYFQNSLVKMYLEYGQMSFAHQLFQQMSIRDAVPYNIMILGLARKGHSLEALQLFHEMVDSSLDPDEFTMVALLMCCGQVGNMLLGKSVHAWIERRQLFSACNFILGNALLDMYVKCEEMKIAHRVFGEFVDKDIISWNTMIAGYAKIGEMELSSTFFDLMPSRDLVSWNSLIEGYRQRGDCSSVMNIFNRMLVENVCPDKVTLVSVVHAAAESGTLDQGRLIHGWVVRSGMKLDAFLGSAFIDMYCKCGSIERALIVFERVTERDVTLWTAMISGFAFHGHGSKALELFWEMQKELRPNEVTFVAVLTACSHCGMVEQGLEIFNSMNKNYGIEPGVEHYGCLVDLLGRAGRLADAKDVIENMPIKRSGSIWGAMLSACKAHGDVELAENALMELLKLEPEKEGGYVLLSNIYAAFGRWSFSDKIREIMGSRGVKKTAGCSSLVVNGIVHRFVAEDKQHPRWLEIHAMLICLRCEMNLEPTVSSEYMQESHLN; encoded by the coding sequence ATGTATCGTTATTTTCGTCCTTTCAGTACTTTCACTTTAACCAGCCACAGAACCTGCTGGGATCCCACTGTGTCCCTCAATCTAAGCCATCCGGTCCTTGTTTTACTTGAAAAGTGCAGAACAAGGGATCACTTCAAACAAATTCTGGCAcagatgatgaggatccatCTCACTATTCATACATTTCCCATGAGCAGGCTCATATATTTTTCAGCCATCTCATACCCTGCCAATTTAGACATGGCCATCCTCCTCTTTAATCATTATACTCGGCCCAATCTCTACATTTACAATATGATGATATCTACTTTGTCCTTCTTATCAAACCAATCATTTTTACTCTACAACTCCATGCTCCAATCACACATTTATCCAGATAAACACACATTTCTTTATCTTCTCAAAGCTTCCAAATGCTTATCAGAGGTCAAACAGACTCACAGCCATGCTATTGTCACGGGCTTTGTATCCTACAGTTATTTTCAGAACTCCCTCGTGAAGATGTATTTGGAGTATGGACAAATGAGCTTTGCACATCAATTGTTTCAACAGATGTCCATACGAGATGCTGTTCCATACAATATCATGATTCTTGGACTTGCCAGGAAGGGACACAGCTTGGAAGCATTGCAGCTGTTCCATGAAATGGTTGATTCAAGTCTTGACCCAGATGAGTTTACCATGGTAGCTCTTCTCATGTGCTGTGGACAAGTGGGAAACATGCTTTTGggtaagtcagttcatgcatggaTCGAAAGAAGACAGTTATTCAGTGCTTGcaattttattttgggtaatgCTCTTCTTGATATGTATGTGAAATGTGAGGAGATGAAGATTGCTCACAGAGTTTTTGGTGAATTTGTGGACAAGGACATTATATCATGGAACACCATGATTGCTGGTTATGCTAAAATTGGAGAAATGGAACTTTCCTCCACTTTCTTTGATCTAATGCCTAGCAGGGACCTTGTTTCTTGGAATTCTCTAATTGAAGGATATAGACAGAGGGGTGATTGTTCTTCTGTTATGAACATATTCAACCGCATGCTCGTTGAGAATGTTTGTCCTGACAAGGTAACATTGGTTAGCGTGGTTCATGCTGCAGCAGAGTCTGGAACTCTGGACCAAGGGAGATTGATACATGGGTGGGTGGTTAGAAGTGGGATGAAACTAGATGCATTTTTGGGCTCAGCATTTATTGACATGTACTGTAAATGTGGGAGCATTGAAAGGGCTCTCATTGTTTTCGAGAGAGTCACTGAAAGAGATGTTACATTGTGGACAGCCATGATCTCTGGGTTTGCATTCCATGGTCATGGAAGCAAAGCTTTGGAATTATTCTGGGAGATGCAGAAAGAGCTTAGGCCAAATGAGGTAACTTTTGTTGCCGTCCTTACTGCATGTAGTCACTGCGGGATGGTAGAGCAAGGGCTTGAAATCTTTAACAGTATGAACAAAAATTATGGTATTGAACCAGGTGTTGAACACTATGGGTGTCTGGTGGATCTTTTAGGAAGAGCAGGGCGGCTAGCAGACGCAAAAGATGTGATTGAGAATATGCCAATTAAACGAAGTGGATCAATCTGGGGAGCAATGCTGAGTGCTTGCAAGGCTCATGGGGATGTAGAGCTGGCTGAGAATGCCTTGATGGAGCTGCTGAAATTAGAGCCAGAGAAAGAGGGAGGATATGTTCTTTTGTCCAACATATATGCTGCTTTTGGGAGGTGGAGCTTTTCCGACAAGATCAGAGAAATCATGGGATCCCGAGGGGTCAAGAAAACAGCTGGTTGTAGTAGTTTAGTTGTAAATGGAATTGTTCACAGATTTGTAGCTGAGGATAAGCAGCATCCAAGATGGCTAGAGATCCATGCCATGTTGATCTGTTTGAGATGTGAGATGAACTTAGAGCCCACTGTTTCATCAGAGTACATGCAAGAGTCACATTTGAACTGA
- the LOC122669212 gene encoding protein OSB1, mitochondrial-like: MEVLKQASVVRGRSFLCAPQRSPLPLIKTPLSSPSPFPNPFSSLHFSTSLRTRNNPISLRCSLDHNNDSHNGVVYPRPTEIPWKKELCNTVQLIGIVAAPVEIRHFNSGKVLAWTRIGVKKSTSDTSWVSVTFWDELALVAFQHVEKGQRIYVSGRLISDTVEADDGKRQTYYKVVVQQLNFVENSLSQGLSFEGDANSTRTDGKLGNYVHNDVNSTQELWQAFFANPMDWWDNRKNKRNPKYPDFKHKHTGEALWVEAKYNPPWLKSQLAILDSRMEAFQNYEANKPAAFVAGDDFTPF; this comes from the exons ATGGAAGTATTAAAACAAGCTTCAGTAGTAAGAGGAAGAAGCTTCCTCTGTGCTCCCCAACGCTCTCCCTTGCCCTTGATTAAaactcctctctcctctccttctccattcccaaaccctttCTCTTCCCTCCACTTCTCGACTTCTCTCCGAACAAGAAATAACCCTATCAGTCTCAGATGCTCGCTCGACCACAATAACGACTCCCACAACGGGGTGGTGTACCCTAGACCCACCGAAATCCCATGGAAGAAGGAGCTGTGCAACACCGTTCAACTTATCGGCATCGTCGCCGCTCCAGTCGAAATCCGGCATTTCAATTCTGGCAAGGTACTAGCCTGGACTCGCATCGGCGTCAAGAAATCCACCTCTGATACCTCCTG GGTCAGTGTAACATTTTGGGATGAGTTGGCACTTGTTGCTTTCCAGCATGTAGAGAAAGGGCAGCGTATATATGTTTCTGGGCGGTTGATCTCAGACACTGTTGAAGCAGATGATGGAAAGCGGCAGACATACTACAAG GTAGTTGTTCAGCAACTGAATTTTGTTGAAAATAGCCTCTCACAGGGTCTCTCATTTGAGGGTGATGCAAATTCTACAAGAACAG ATGGAAAACTTGGAAATTATGTTCATAATGATGTGAATTCCACACAAGAACTTTGGCAAGCCTTTTTTGCTAATCCAATGGACTGGTGGGATAATAGGAAGAACAAG AGGAACCCGAAATATCCAGATTTCAAGCACAAACATACTGGAGAAGCTTTGTGGGTTGAAGCCAAGTATAATCCACCTTGGTTGAAGTCTCAACTGGCAATTCTGGACTCTAGGATGGAGGCTTTTCAAAATTATGAAGCAAATAAACCTGCTGCTTTTGTGGCTGGCGATGATTTCACACCTTTCTAG